From one Treponema denticola genomic stretch:
- a CDS encoding flavodoxin: protein MAKIAVIYWSGTGNTQSMAESVLEGLKAGGADASLFTVSEFGSKSIDDYDKIAFGCPAMGAEELEPDEFEPFFASIEGKLSGKKIALFGSYEWAGEGSGGEWMRNWEARSKDKGADLFEEGLIIYDAPTAAGKDKCKEFGERFAK from the coding sequence ATGGCAAAAATCGCTGTTATTTATTGGAGCGGAACTGGAAATACTCAGTCGATGGCTGAGTCTGTTCTTGAAGGCTTAAAGGCTGGCGGAGCGGATGCTTCTCTTTTTACCGTTTCGGAATTCGGATCAAAAAGCATTGATGATTATGACAAGATTGCATTCGGATGCCCCGCAATGGGAGCCGAAGAGCTTGAGCCGGATGAATTTGAACCCTTCTTTGCTTCTATTGAAGGAAAATTGTCCGGCAAAAAAATTGCCTTGTTCGGTTCATATGAATGGGCCGGTGAAGGTTCGGGCGGAGAATGGATGAGGAACTGGGAAGCAAGGTCTAAGGATAAGGGCGCCGACTTATTTGAAGAAGGCTTGATTATCTATGACGCACCCACTGCCGCCGGAAAAGATAAGTGTAAAGAATTCGGCGAGAGATTTGCAAAATAA
- a CDS encoding DUF3793 family protein, with translation MLSIANIEYNLAYSCAPCLAGIKPSNLFSISAEDFKQFFLLDKDLLEAKGFFLKVLCACERGVQILLYKKDTLEALIKEERVQAALLMFGYEPGMSLEDMLDLLASRMHSSQADRHCKRCCSFPHEIGLFLGYPVYDVLEYYKRHGEGCIFSGYWKVYADAEKAAETFEQYNECKKHFALQIEKGLRLYDLLSA, from the coding sequence ATGTTGAGTATTGCTAACATCGAATATAATTTAGCTTATTCTTGTGCTCCCTGTTTGGCAGGGATTAAACCCTCAAATTTATTTTCTATTTCGGCAGAGGATTTTAAGCAGTTTTTTTTGCTTGATAAGGATTTGCTTGAAGCTAAGGGGTTCTTCCTAAAAGTGCTGTGTGCCTGTGAACGGGGCGTACAGATTCTTCTGTATAAAAAAGATACTCTTGAGGCTTTGATTAAAGAAGAAAGGGTACAAGCTGCTTTATTAATGTTCGGGTATGAGCCGGGGATGAGTTTGGAAGATATGCTTGATCTTTTAGCTTCCAGAATGCACAGCTCGCAGGCAGACAGGCATTGTAAAAGGTGCTGCTCTTTTCCGCATGAGATAGGGCTTTTTTTGGGCTATCCCGTATACGATGTTTTGGAGTATTACAAGCGTCATGGAGAGGGCTGTATTTTTTCGGGTTATTGGAAGGTTTATGCCGATGCCGAAAAAGCCGCCGAAACCTTTGAGCAATATAATGAATGCAAAAAGCATTTTGCTTTGCAGATAGAAAAAGGATTAAGACTTTACGATTTGTTGAGTGCTTAA
- a CDS encoding Rpn family recombination-promoting nuclease/putative transposase, with protein sequence MKKLFKLTLRNDFAFKRVFGVEENKDVLQDLLECILDIPPETIAGLELLDKEFHKELLTEKLGILDIKLRLKDGTFVDIEIQNSWYFDFPERTLYYWSKMYNENIKQGQDYTKLPKCITINLVGKGFNKNKRLHNKYLVLEQDTKEPLVSKLEIHILNLEKARLLKEGQYKNNKTKRLLNWLKFIETDDPEVRKMLEQESPMMRKANTTIEVMEMSPKDKWLYDSRMKYEHDRASCINEGYQRGLDKGAYQKALETAKAFKQFGFDINKIAEGTGLPVEEIEAL encoded by the coding sequence ATGAAAAAATTGTTTAAACTAACCCTCCGTAACGACTTCGCTTTTAAGCGTGTATTCGGAGTTGAGGAAAACAAGGATGTTCTACAGGATTTATTGGAATGTATCTTAGACATTCCGCCTGAAACAATCGCGGGCTTGGAACTTCTCGATAAGGAGTTTCATAAGGAGCTTTTAACTGAAAAGCTAGGTATTTTGGATATCAAGTTAAGGCTAAAAGACGGAACCTTTGTCGACATTGAAATTCAAAACAGTTGGTATTTTGATTTTCCTGAAAGAACCTTGTATTATTGGTCTAAGATGTATAATGAAAACATAAAACAAGGTCAAGACTATACAAAACTGCCAAAGTGTATTACAATAAACTTGGTAGGAAAAGGCTTTAATAAAAATAAGCGTTTGCACAACAAGTATCTTGTTCTTGAACAAGATACAAAAGAGCCTTTAGTTTCAAAACTTGAGATTCATATATTGAACCTTGAAAAGGCAAGGCTCTTAAAAGAAGGTCAATATAAAAATAATAAAACAAAACGCTTATTAAACTGGCTGAAATTTATCGAAACTGATGATCCGGAGGTAAGAAAAATGTTAGAACAAGAATCGCCTATGATGAGAAAGGCAAATACAACGATAGAAGTAATGGAAATGAGCCCTAAAGATAAATGGCTTTATGATTCCCGTATGAAATACGAGCATGACAGGGCATCATGTATAAATGAAGGCTATCAACGAGGTCTTGATAAAGGGGCCTATCAAAAAGCTCTTGAAACGGCTAAGGCTTTTAAGCAGTTCGGCTTTGATATCAATAAAATAGCCGAAGGAACAGGGCTTCCTGTTGAAGAAATAGAAGCCCTATAA
- a CDS encoding ABC transporter ATP-binding protein, whose amino-acid sequence MSIILETEHLKKTYLGKKTALYDVSLKVESGRIYGLLGPNGSGKTTFLKIIAGLIKPTAGNFKVCGKEFGIDTKKIVAFLPDKNVVYPWMTSEDAINFYADFFEDFDKNKALEMLKFMKLEPKQTVKTMSKGMIEKLNLSLTFSRASKLYILDEPLGGTDPVAREQIIKTIIKTWTEESAILITTHLVSDIEHVFNDVAFLKEGEIVLEGDAEDLRTTRGKSIYQIYLDVFGA is encoded by the coding sequence ATGAGTATAATACTTGAAACGGAGCACTTAAAAAAAACATACTTGGGAAAAAAAACTGCTCTGTATGATGTCAGTCTCAAGGTAGAAAGCGGAAGAATCTACGGTCTTTTGGGGCCGAACGGTTCGGGAAAAACAACCTTTTTAAAAATAATTGCGGGACTGATAAAACCGACTGCCGGCAATTTTAAGGTGTGCGGAAAAGAATTCGGCATAGATACAAAAAAGATTGTAGCCTTTTTGCCGGATAAAAATGTCGTATATCCTTGGATGACTTCGGAAGATGCCATTAATTTCTATGCAGATTTTTTTGAAGATTTTGATAAAAACAAGGCCTTGGAAATGCTTAAATTTATGAAGCTGGAGCCAAAACAGACCGTAAAAACTATGTCGAAGGGTATGATCGAAAAACTTAATTTAAGCCTTACCTTTTCGAGGGCTTCAAAGCTGTATATTTTGGATGAACCGCTGGGCGGCACAGACCCTGTAGCCAGAGAGCAGATTATTAAAACTATAATCAAAACATGGACCGAAGAAAGTGCAATCCTAATAACAACTCATCTGGTTTCGGATATAGAGCATGTGTTTAATGACGTAGCCTTTTTAAAAGAAGGCGAGATTGTTTTGGAAGGCGATGCTGAAGATTTGCGTACTACAAGAGGCAAATCTATTTATCAAATCTATCTTGATGTTTTTGGAGCATAA
- a CDS encoding GntR family transcriptional regulator: MKVIYDQNRPIYLQIVEKIKCKIVYGELKPGDKIPSMSDMSVEMDVNPNTIFRVYKQLEGEGITESKRGLGSFVVNEPDLVGKLTEEMADQIILPAIEGLRNLKFSDEQIIESIKAKL, from the coding sequence GTGAAAGTTATATATGATCAAAATCGCCCGATATATTTACAAATAGTCGAAAAAATCAAATGTAAGATTGTCTATGGTGAGCTTAAACCGGGGGATAAAATCCCTTCAATGAGCGATATGTCCGTTGAGATGGATGTAAATCCTAATACGATATTCAGGGTATATAAGCAACTTGAAGGCGAAGGTATCACTGAATCAAAACGCGGCCTAGGCAGTTTTGTTGTAAATGAGCCTGATTTGGTAGGAAAATTGACGGAAGAGATGGCAGATCAGATTATATTGCCTGCTATCGAAGGTTTGAGAAATCTGAAGTTTTCTGATGAGCAAATAATTGAGTCTATAAAAGCAAAACTATAA